The segment GACCGTCGCCGCTGCCGCCCTCGTTCAGGCTGCGTTCCTGCTGCCCGCCCACGCCGGCGATAACCTGAAGGCGATCCAGTCCGCCGGTGTCCTGAAGGTCGGCACGGAAGGCACCTATGCTCCCTTCACCTACCACGATGAAAGCGGCAAGCTCGTCGGCTTCGATGTCGAGATCGCCGAGGCGATCGCCGGCAAGCTCGGTGTCAAAGCGCAGTTTCTGGAAGGCAAGTGGGACGGCCTGATCGCCGGCCTCGACGCCAATCGCTACGACACCGTCATCAACGAGGTCGGCATTACCGATGCCCGCAAGCAGAAGTATGATTTCTCCGATCCCTACATCGCTTCCAAGGCCGTGCTGATCGTCAAGGAAGGCAACAGCGACATCAAGGACTTCGCCGATCTCAAGGGCAAGAAGGCCGCTCAGTCGCTGACCAGCAATTTCGGCAAGCTCGCCGAAAAGTCCGGTGCCGAACTCGTCGGTACGGATGGCTTCGACCAGTCGATTCAGCTCGTGCTGACCGGCCGCGCCGATGCCACCATCAATGACAGCCTGTCCTTCTTCGATTTCAAAAAGCACAAGCCCGATGCGCCGGTGAAGATTGTCGCCCAGCAGGCCAATGCCGATTATTCCGCCGCCATCATCCGCAAGGGCGAGCCGGAGCTGCAGGCTGCCATCAACAAGGCGCTGGCCGACATCAAGGCCGACGGCACCTATGCCAAGATTTCCCAGAAATACTTCGGCCAGGATGTTTCGAAGTAATAGGCATAGACGCCAAATTGTGAAAAAGATGCGTCCGGAACCCTTTCCGGACGCATTCTCTTATTGAAAGGCCGCTTTTTCGTGCAGCACTGGTTGCAATTGTGGTGGGAGTCTCTGGGCACGCTGCTTTGGGCGGGGCTCGTCTTCACCATCCCGCTCACCCTGATCACCTTCGTTCTCGGCTTGCTGCTCGGCCTGCTCACCGCCGTCACGCGGCTCTTTGGCCCGCGACCGCTCGTCGCCGTTGCACGCTTCTACGTCTGGGTGATCCGCGGCACGCCGCTGCTGGTGCAGCTCTTCGTCATCTTCTACGGCCTGCCGAGTCTCGGCATCCTGCTCGATGCCTTCCCCGCCGCCGTCATCGGCTTCACGCTGAGCATCGGCGCCTATACGTCCGAGATCATCCGCGCCGTCATCTCCTCGGTGCCGAAGGGCCAGTGGGAAGCGGCCTATTCCATCGGCATGAGCTGGCGGCAGGCGATGAACCGCACCATCCTGCCGCAGGCGGCGCGCGTTGCCGTGCCACCGCTGTCGAACACCTTCATTTCGCTGGTCAAGGATACGTCGCTTGCCGCGGCGATCACCGTGCCGGAACTCTTCCAGGCGGCGCAGCGTATCGTGGCGACGACCTATGAGCCGCTGATCCTCTATATCGAAGCGGCCCTGATCTATCTTGTCATGAGTTCTTTCCTGTCGACGCTGCAGGTCTCTCTCGAACGTCGTTTCGCCCGCTATGGTGGCACGCTGGAGGCGCAGGCATGATCGAGCTGTCGCACATCGAAAAACGCTTCGGCGACAATGTCATCCTGAGAGACATCGGCCTGCTCATTCCGGAAGGTACGGTGACGGCGCTGGTCGGCCCCTCCGGTGGCGGCAAGAGCACGCTGCTGCGCTGCATCAACCTCCTGGAAATCCCGACCGCCGGCATGATCCGCATCGGCGAGGAGACGACCACCTTTCAGCCGGGCAAGAAGATCGGCTGGCAGGATATCCAGAAAATCCGCCGCCAGACCGGTATGGTCTTCCAGAATTTCCAGCTCTTTCCGCATCAGACGGCGATTGAAAACGTCATGGAAGGTCTGGTGACCGTGTTGCGCTGGCCGGCTGAAAGGGCGCGTGCCCGCGCTGTCGAGCTTCTGACCAAGGTCGGCATGGCACACAAGATGGATGCCTGGCCCTCGACGCTATCGGGTGGCCAACAGCAGCGCGTGGCGATCGCCCGTGCGCTTGCCCCTTCGCCCCGCGTTCTCCTTTGCGACGAACCGACCTCGGCGCTGGACCCCGAACTCGCCGCCGAAGTCGTCGACGTTCTCGGCCGGCTCGCCAGCGAAGGCACGACCATGGTGATGGCAACGCACGACCTGCGCCTTGCCTCGAAGATCGCCACCAACGTCGTCTTTCTCGAGGCTGGCAACATCGTCGAAACCGGCCCCTCCCGCATCATTTTCGGCGCTCCGACACAGGACCGCACGAAGCAGTTCATCTCGACCCTGAATGCGGGTCATACCTACGATATATGAGGAAAAACCCTCGCCCCTTCGGGGAGAGGGTCGCGCGGAACGCGCGGGGTGAGGGGGCGTTATGGGGGTAAAATATCTTTCGCTTGCCGCCCAAGGCGCTTGACGCTCTGCTCCGATTCCCCTTATCCGCTCTCCTGAGCCTGTCGATGGGCGGACACCTTCTCCTCGAACGAGGAGAAGGCAAAACTTCAACCCCCGTAAACCACCAGTAGGTCCTTCGCGTCGATCTGATCACCGGCGCGGACCAGGACTTCGGCGATCGTGCCGTCCTTTTCCGCATGCAGCGCCGTTTCCATCTTCATCGCTTCGATGGATACCAGCACGTCGCCGGCCTTGAGCTCCTGGC is part of the Rhizobium sp. CB3090 genome and harbors:
- a CDS encoding amino acid ABC transporter substrate-binding protein; this encodes MNWLKTVAAAALVQAAFLLPAHAGDNLKAIQSAGVLKVGTEGTYAPFTYHDESGKLVGFDVEIAEAIAGKLGVKAQFLEGKWDGLIAGLDANRYDTVINEVGITDARKQKYDFSDPYIASKAVLIVKEGNSDIKDFADLKGKKAAQSLTSNFGKLAEKSGAELVGTDGFDQSIQLVLTGRADATINDSLSFFDFKKHKPDAPVKIVAQQANADYSAAIIRKGEPELQAAINKALADIKADGTYAKISQKYFGQDVSK
- a CDS encoding amino acid ABC transporter permease, with amino-acid sequence MQHWLQLWWESLGTLLWAGLVFTIPLTLITFVLGLLLGLLTAVTRLFGPRPLVAVARFYVWVIRGTPLLVQLFVIFYGLPSLGILLDAFPAAVIGFTLSIGAYTSEIIRAVISSVPKGQWEAAYSIGMSWRQAMNRTILPQAARVAVPPLSNTFISLVKDTSLAAAITVPELFQAAQRIVATTYEPLILYIEAALIYLVMSSFLSTLQVSLERRFARYGGTLEAQA
- a CDS encoding amino acid ABC transporter ATP-binding protein, with amino-acid sequence MIELSHIEKRFGDNVILRDIGLLIPEGTVTALVGPSGGGKSTLLRCINLLEIPTAGMIRIGEETTTFQPGKKIGWQDIQKIRRQTGMVFQNFQLFPHQTAIENVMEGLVTVLRWPAERARARAVELLTKVGMAHKMDAWPSTLSGGQQQRVAIARALAPSPRVLLCDEPTSALDPELAAEVVDVLGRLASEGTTMVMATHDLRLASKIATNVVFLEAGNIVETGPSRIIFGAPTQDRTKQFISTLNAGHTYDI